DNA from Colletotrichum higginsianum IMI 349063 chromosome 7 map unlocalized unitig_7, whole genome shotgun sequence:
GTGTCCCCAAAGAGCCCGGCGTTAGAGACAACCTCGTTAACCCTGCCTGTCAGACTACTCGGGCGAGTTCTCCCACTGGAACTTCTCCATGCGAATAAAGCAGTGGATCGAGCAGTGTGTAAACGTATGTCTACTAGATGCCCATCCTCATATCCCTTCCATCTGTGAAGCCCCTTGTTGACCATCGTCCAGGACGCCCCGGATGGCCCCAAGACGCAGTTCAAGGAGTACTACCGTCCGGAAGAGCTGCAGTCGTCCTCCAATACAGTAGCTTCCCTGTCGTCCCTGCCGCCGCGTTACGTCGCCGACTTCCTTGTCCACGCCTTCTTCAACCACGCAGAGACCAGCTACTTTTACGTCGAGCGCCATTGGCTCAACGACAAGCTGGACCTGGTGTACGACAACTCGACATCCCTGACGCGGCGGGATGTCGGCACCGTGTGCATGATCCTCATCATCTTCGCCATCGGGACCCAGTATGCCTACCTGGACTCTCGCGACGAAAGAGGCGGGCCTCCGAACGCGGCCGCCGTTGACACGAGCCCCTTCTCTGAGGATACGATTGGCATCATGTTCTACCAGCAGGCATGCCGACTGGTCCCCGATGTCATCACAATATCGTCCTTGGAAAGCGTCCAGGCATGCCTTCTGATAGGATTGTATACTCTGCCGCTTGACGCCTCGGGGCTGTCGTATGTCTACTTGAACCTCGCTGTCAAACTGGCGATCCAGAACGGCATGCATCGGAAGTACCCCGGAGACGGTATCGATCCCGTCATCCGTGAGACGAGAAATCGTGTGTGGTGGACGGCCTACACGACGGAGAAGTGAGCGagatcctcctcctcctcctcctcctcccccgaAATGTGAAAGTGTATACTGACTCGTCTTGTCTTTCATAGACGCATTGGTATATTCCACGGCCGGCCAATatccatcgccgccagcgaTGTCGATGCAGAGCTGCCGGTAGACCGACCAGACATCTGGCCCGGCCCTGCGCCGCCAAACACAGCTCACATGTTGGCAACACTCCGGCTCAACAACGCTCTGAGCCGGATCGCCCATCAAATGTCAGTCACGCCCCCCGCGCATCCCCGTAGCAAATCTCTCCCTCTCAATGTCTATCCATCTTAACACTCCCTCTCGCCCCGCCCCTTAGATCATTGTTCAAGACGTACGAAAAGCAAGAGATACCCGAGGGCATGGCCAAGCTCGTGGAGATGAAGACCCAGCTACACAACTGGTGGAACAGCCTCCCGGAGCCGACCTTCTGCAAAGACCCCGCCACTGGTCCGGCCGTCTTCCGGCCCACCATGCACTTGAGGTTGGAATACTGCCTCGTCCGCATGTTCGCCGGGCGGCCCTTCATCTTCCCCCGCGACTCGGCACGCAGCACCGCGAGCTCGTCCGGGTCGCCCGCCGACTCGGCCGTGCCGCCGCGTTCGAGCGGCTCGACGAGCAAGACGCACCCCCGCTCGGTCCTGGTGGCGGACTGCGTCGACGCGGCGCTGTGCGTGATCGAGACGTGCCGCCTGCTCCGCAACAGCGTCGGCCTCGCGCGGGCGTCGTACACCGAGTTCAGCTCCTGCCGCGCCGCGCTgctcgtcatcatcacgCAGTGCctgcagaagaagacggaccGCCTGCGCGACGCGCTGAGGGAGGGCATGGCGATGCTCCGGGAGAtgtcggcgggcggcgagtCGGCCAAGTCCGAGATGTCGCTGATCGAGGCCTTTGAGCGCGCCATCTCGAGGCTCGAcacggccgacgaggccgtgtCCGCCAAGGAGTCGGACTACGCGAGGTTCAAGAAGTGGGAGATGCTGTGGAAGACGGACACGCCGGCACAGGATGCGAGGAGCGAGAGGGGTCTCGACGCGGCGCTGCCCATCCCGCCGCACCCTGCGGGGTTGTGGCGGGGAcaccacggccacggcggaCACGTCGCCCCCGGGGCGGGGCGGCAGGGCACggcgtcgctgccgccggctaTGCCGTTTTTCGGTCTTGATGGGAGCCTGTCCCCGATGCCGCCGGCTCTCGACCAGTTTTCGGCTATGTTTGAGAATGGGTACGTGCCGGGTTTTGAAGGCATGGCCGGGGGCGTCGACGGAAACTGGATGGGTCTCTGATGAGTTGAGAGTGATATGATAAAGACTTCAAAAAAtgcgaggacgaggtccgCAAGTCATGGCGGAAAGACCCTGGCCAAACTGAGAATGGTTTCGTGTCCTTTTTGATCATCAGC
Protein-coding regions in this window:
- a CDS encoding Fungal specific transcription factor domain-containing protein, with amino-acid sequence MDPEDGLRLQRHKQRRVADKERKRAVRACDGCRRLKEKCDGGVPCRRCTRLRRQCEFLTPTTRDEPGSETTSRPRPSHHEDSHLRQRMAYMERLLAHYTGKSTLDAETLKTLTESFEKGRAGPGVPGAGAEADVSMEPEVGADAEVQSQSSDSFKVDEITVQPLENNITHYSGEFSHWNFSMRIKQWIEQCVNDAPDGPKTQFKEYYRPEELQSSSNTVASLSSLPPRYVADFLVHAFFNHAETSYFYVERHWLNDKLDLVYDNSTSLTRRDVGTVCMILIIFAIGTQYAYLDSRDERGGPPNAAAVDTSPFSEDTIGIMFYQQACRLVPDVITISSLESVQACLLIGLYTLPLDASGLSYVYLNLAVKLAIQNGMHRKYPGDGIDPVIRETRNRVWWTAYTTEKRIGIFHGRPISIAASDVDAELPVDRPDIWPGPAPPNTAHMLATLRLNNALSRIAHQISLFKTYEKQEIPEGMAKLVEMKTQLHNWWNSLPEPTFCKDPATGPAVFRPTMHLRLEYCLVRMFAGRPFIFPRDSARSTASSSGSPADSAVPPRSSGSTSKTHPRSVLVADCVDAALCVIETCRLLRNSVGLARASYTEFSSCRAALLVIITQCLQKKTDRLRDALREGMAMLREMSAGGESAKSEMSLIEAFERAISRLDTADEAVSAKESDYARFKKWEMLWKTDTPAQDARSERGLDAALPIPPHPAGLWRGHHGHGGHVAPGAGRQGTASLPPAMPFFGLDGSLSPMPPALDQFSAMFENGYVPGFEGMAGGVDGNWMGL